The following DNA comes from Desulfomicrobium macestii.
CGGCTGGATGGTCAACGGCAAGCTTCGTCCCGGATCGAGCCATTCCAGTTGCGAGGGCACGGATGAGTTCATCCTGGAGAGCCTCGGGTACGCCAAGTCCATGGTGGAAGCGAATGTTCTCGTGGTCGCTGACAGCGGATTTGACAGCAAGGAGCGTCTGGAGACTCTTTGCACTCAGTCGCGCACCGGCTTCATCATCAAGCACAATCTGCGCAGGGAACCGGTGACCGGCTGGCTCGCCACGGCCAAGGAACATGCGCAGAAAGTAGAGAATTTCGCAACGTCCAGAGAAAAAGGCCGGATCTACCGGGGCTTCGTGATGCGTGAGATCGGCAAAAAGAAAAGGGCGGTCCGCCAGATTTTCGAGGTCACGGAAGTGTTGAGCAAGGACGGTGTGTTCATGATGATTCCAGAGGTCCGCGTCTGCGTTTTGTGGACCAACCTGGAATTTGATGCCGACCAAGCTTTGAAGCTGTATCGCAAGCGGGGCACCAGCGAGCAGCATCACGGGGAATTCAAGACCGAGATGGACATGGAACGCCTGCCGTCGGGCAAGTTTGCCGTGAATGCCGCCTTCCTGCGCTTGGGCATGCTGGTCTACAACATGCTTCGGGTAGCCTCCGTGGATTTGGTTGTGGCTCGGATGCTGGGGCTGAAAAAAGCCAACCGCCGAAGAACCAAGACAGTCATGCGGAGCATGATGAGCATTTGCGCCAGGATCACCCGCCATGCACGCAAGGTAATTCTGCATGTCTCCTGCCCGGAGCCATGGTTCAAGGTGGTCTCTGACCTGTTCTATCGTCTCAAGACGGCGTAACGAGATGGTCATTAGGCTGCATTCCTAGGAGTAGTGCGTCTGAAAACTGCAAAAAGTCGGTTCTCGGAGCTTGCGAAGCGACAATTGTCCTTCAGTTGAAAATTTTCAGGTCGAAAGTCGCCTGGATTTTCGAAAAATATGGTTGAGATTTCGAGCCAACAACGTTGGCAACACTTATTCACGGATTCAGGGATATACTCATGAGAGAAAGGATTGCACTTCGGGTTTGGCGCGAACGCCTTCTTCCTCTTTTGCTGGCGACCGGGTTGGTCGTGCTTCTCACTGGCTGCGAGAATACCGACATGCAACTGGCCACCGAGGCTGGAGTCGACGCCTTTAAAGCCGTCACCCTTTCCGACCAGGATGTGGTGGAGTTAGCCGGAAAATCATCAACCTTAATGGACAACGAACATGCTGTTGCTCCGGCCGAAAACCAGTATGCCAAGCGGTTGCGGTCGCTGGTGGGCGATCTGCATGAACAGGATGGCTATACCTTCAATTACAAGGTGTATTTGCGCGACGAGGTGAATGCTTTTGCCATGGCGGACGGATCTATCCGGATCTTCAGCGGACTGATGGATATGCTCGATGATGGCGAACTTCGATTTGTGATCGGCCACGAAATGGGACACATCGTGAAACAGCATACCGCCAAACAGTTACGCCTTGCCTTTGCCGCCAGCGCCCTGCGCAAGGGTTTGGCGGCGCAGGAGGGTGCGGTGGCGGATATTGCCCGCTCGCAACTGGGAGGTTTGGTGCAACGTTTGACGGCGGCGCAATTCTCGCAGCTTGAGGAGAAAGTGGCGGATGACTATGGCCTGTCGTTCCTCAAGGCGCAAGGTTATGCGCCGGAGGATGCGGTTTCGGCCTTGAACAAACTTGCCGGTCTGGGTAGTGGCCATTCCTTTCTTTCCAGCCATCCCGATCCGGCCTTGCGGGCCGAACGAATAAGCCTGCAGATTCAAGGCAAGGCCCTATCCATTGAAGAGACACAAAAAAACCTGCTGATAACCATTAAACAGAAGATGAACGAGTGGTACAACCATTTGCGGAAGATCGTCGCGGGGCTGATCA
Coding sequences within:
- a CDS encoding transposase produces the protein GWMVNGKLRPGSSHSSCEGTDEFILESLGYAKSMVEANVLVVADSGFDSKERLETLCTQSRTGFIIKHNLRREPVTGWLATAKEHAQKVENFATSREKGRIYRGFVMREIGKKKRAVRQIFEVTEVLSKDGVFMMIPEVRVCVLWTNLEFDADQALKLYRKRGTSEQHHGEFKTEMDMERLPSGKFAVNAAFLRLGMLVYNMLRVASVDLVVARMLGLKKANRRRTKTVMRSMMSICARITRHARKVILHVSCPEPWFKVVSDLFYRLKTA
- a CDS encoding M48 family metallopeptidase, with amino-acid sequence MRERIALRVWRERLLPLLLATGLVVLLTGCENTDMQLATEAGVDAFKAVTLSDQDVVELAGKSSTLMDNEHAVAPAENQYAKRLRSLVGDLHEQDGYTFNYKVYLRDEVNAFAMADGSIRIFSGLMDMLDDGELRFVIGHEMGHIVKQHTAKQLRLAFAASALRKGLAAQEGAVADIARSQLGGLVQRLTAAQFSQLEEKVADDYGLSFLKAQGYAPEDAVSALNKLAGLGSGHSFLSSHPDPALRAERISLQIQGKALSIEETQKNLLITIKQKMNEWYNHLRKIVAGLIKSLAGQSDIKRGAV